A single window of Martelella sp. NC20 DNA harbors:
- a CDS encoding multidrug effflux MFS transporter gives MTETLQTPAAIARKAPGKWELVAMMAGLMALNALAIDIMLPGLKEIGASLGATSDNEHQFIITSYVLGFGIAQLAYGPIADRFGRKKPLLVGLVIYFIGAVLCAFVPSFTLMLLVRFFQGLGAAATRVISVAVVRDLHGGRAMAEIMSLIMMVFMIIPIIAPSIGQTIMLFGDWHLVFVFLALAALGNFLWVTFRLPETQHPEDVVELTPKAIARSARTVLTNRVALFYTLGTTFIMACIFGFVNSAQQVYVEIYGLGTLFPVAFAGIGIVMAISSLVNSRIVGKVGMRRLSHGAMIGFTVTNGLWLLIDLMYGGVMPFWLFYGLFMVAWFQFGWIAPNFNALAMEPLGHVAGSASSILGFSSTAFSALIGAMIGLAYNGTTTPMIAGFFVFAAIALGFTLIAEKGKLFQPHNPEI, from the coding sequence GTGACAGAAACATTACAGACACCGGCGGCGATTGCCCGCAAGGCTCCCGGAAAGTGGGAACTGGTTGCCATGATGGCGGGGCTGATGGCGCTCAATGCGCTCGCCATCGACATCATGCTGCCCGGATTGAAAGAGATCGGCGCCAGCCTCGGCGCCACCTCCGATAACGAACACCAGTTCATCATCACCTCCTATGTTCTCGGCTTCGGCATCGCCCAGCTTGCCTATGGGCCGATCGCCGACCGCTTCGGGCGCAAGAAGCCGCTGCTCGTCGGACTGGTGATCTATTTCATCGGCGCCGTGCTCTGTGCCTTCGTGCCGAGCTTCACGCTGATGCTGCTGGTGCGTTTCTTCCAGGGCCTCGGGGCCGCGGCCACCCGGGTGATTTCCGTGGCGGTTGTTCGCGACCTGCATGGCGGCCGCGCGATGGCCGAGATCATGTCGCTGATCATGATGGTATTCATGATCATCCCGATCATCGCGCCCTCGATCGGCCAGACGATCATGCTGTTCGGCGACTGGCACCTGGTGTTCGTGTTCCTGGCGCTTGCCGCCCTCGGAAACTTCCTCTGGGTCACCTTCCGCCTTCCGGAAACGCAGCACCCGGAAGACGTGGTGGAACTGACGCCGAAGGCGATTGCCCGCAGCGCCAGGACCGTGCTGACCAACCGCGTCGCGCTGTTCTACACGCTCGGCACCACCTTCATCATGGCCTGTATTTTCGGCTTCGTGAATTCGGCGCAGCAGGTCTATGTCGAAATCTACGGTCTCGGCACGCTGTTTCCGGTAGCCTTTGCCGGCATCGGCATCGTGATGGCGATCTCATCGCTGGTCAATTCCCGCATCGTCGGGAAGGTCGGCATGCGCAGGTTGTCCCATGGCGCCATGATCGGCTTCACGGTTACCAATGGGCTGTGGCTGCTGATCGACCTGATGTATGGCGGCGTCATGCCGTTCTGGCTGTTTTATGGCCTGTTCATGGTGGCCTGGTTCCAGTTCGGCTGGATCGCGCCCAACTTCAATGCGCTGGCGATGGAGCCGCTCGGCCATGTGGCGGGCTCCGCCTCGTCGATCCTCGGTTTCTCCAGCACGGCGTTTTCAGCGCTGATCGGGGCGATGATCGGGCTTGCCTATAACGGCACCACCACGCCGATGATCGCGGGCTTCTTCGTCTTTGCCGCAATCGCGCTCGGCTTCACGCTGATCGCCGAGAAGGGCAAGCTTTTCCAGCCTCACAACCCGGAAATCTGA
- the grxD gene encoding Grx4 family monothiol glutaredoxin: MSDIQTAIKSEVDSNDVVLFMKGTPQFPQCGFSGQVVQILDYLGVDYKGVNVLADGDLRQGIKDFSNWPTIPQLYVKGEFLGGCDIVREMFQAGELQDHLSTRGVEVRGAA; encoded by the coding sequence ATGAGTGACATTCAGACTGCCATCAAGAGTGAAGTCGACAGCAATGATGTTGTGCTGTTCATGAAGGGGACCCCGCAATTTCCCCAGTGTGGCTTCTCCGGACAGGTCGTCCAGATTCTCGACTATCTCGGCGTCGATTACAAAGGCGTCAACGTGCTTGCCGATGGCGACCTGCGCCAGGGCATCAAGGATTTTTCCAACTGGCCGACGATCCCGCAGCTTTACGTCAAGGGCGAGTTCCTCGGCGGCTGCGATATCGTGCGCGAAATGTTCCAGGCCGGCGAGCTTCAGGACCATCTGTCGACCAGGGGCGTGGAAGTTCGCGGCGCGGCCTAG
- a CDS encoding BolA/IbaG family iron-sulfur metabolism protein yields the protein MAMSAGEIEDMIKAALPDASVTIRDLAGDGDHFAAEVVSESFRGKTRVQQHQMVYDALKGNMGGVLHALALQTSAPQ from the coding sequence ATGGCGATGAGCGCGGGCGAAATCGAAGACATGATCAAGGCCGCCCTTCCCGATGCCAGCGTCACGATCCGGGATCTGGCAGGCGACGGCGACCATTTCGCGGCCGAAGTGGTATCGGAAAGCTTCAGGGGCAAGACCCGGGTGCAGCAGCACCAGATGGTCTATGACGCCTTGAAGGGCAATATGGGCGGCGTCCTGCATGCCTTGGCGCTGCAGACCTCCGCTCCCCAATAG
- the purL gene encoding phosphoribosylformylglycinamidine synthase subunit PurL → MTLSNSQVITPELIAAHGLKPDEYERILSLIGREPSYTELGIFSAMWNEHCSYKSSKRWLRTLPTTGRRVIQGPGENAGVVDIDDGDCVVFKMESHNHPSYIEPYQGAATGVGGILRDIFTMGARPVAAMNALRFGAPDHPKTRHLVSGVVAGVGGYGNSFGVPTVGGEVEFDARYNGNNLVNAFAAGIARTDAIFYSEAKGIGLPVVYLGAKTGRDGVGGATMASAEFDADIEEKRPTVQVGDPFTEKCLLEACMELMKTGAVIAIQDMGAAGLTCSAVEMGAKGNLGIELDLNRVPVREENMTAYEMMLSESQERMLMVLDPEKEEVAEAIFRKWGLDFAIVGKTTDDLRFRVLHNNEEVANLPIKDLGDQAPEYDRPWREPDTRGTLPAHLVEAPADYNEALLKIIGGPNQSSRRWVYEQYDTLIQGNSLQLPGGDAGVIRVDGHPTKALAFSCDVTPHYVEADPFEGGKQAVAECWRNITATGAEPLASTDNLNFGNPEKPEIMGQLVKAIEGIGEACRVLDFPIVSGNVSLYNETNGEAILPTPTIGGVGLLADWRKMARIGSFAEGDHVILIGNDGEHLGASTYMRDVLGLIDGPAPTVDLQLERRTGDFVRSAINNGQVTACHDISAGGLAVTLAEMCMAAGKGMEISIAQARGPAHALLFGEDQARYVITVPAQYGNFVCASAEGSAIAFRRLGIVNGDALVIDELVSTPVEELRTAHEMWFPRFMAASGGDNQSA, encoded by the coding sequence ATGACCCTTTCGAACAGCCAGGTCATCACCCCCGAACTGATCGCCGCCCACGGGCTGAAGCCGGATGAATACGAGCGGATATTGTCGCTGATCGGCCGCGAGCCGAGCTACACCGAACTCGGCATCTTTTCGGCGATGTGGAACGAGCACTGCTCCTACAAGTCCTCCAAGCGCTGGCTCCGGACGCTGCCGACCACCGGCCGCCGGGTCATCCAGGGTCCGGGCGAGAATGCCGGCGTGGTCGATATCGATGACGGCGACTGCGTCGTCTTCAAGATGGAGAGCCACAACCACCCGTCCTATATCGAGCCCTATCAGGGGGCCGCGACCGGCGTCGGCGGCATTCTGCGCGACATCTTCACCATGGGCGCGCGTCCCGTTGCCGCCATGAACGCGCTGCGCTTCGGCGCGCCGGACCATCCGAAAACGCGCCACCTCGTCTCCGGCGTGGTGGCCGGCGTCGGCGGCTACGGCAATTCCTTCGGCGTTCCGACCGTCGGCGGCGAGGTCGAATTCGATGCCCGCTACAACGGCAACAATCTCGTCAACGCGTTTGCGGCCGGCATCGCCCGCACCGACGCGATCTTCTATTCCGAGGCCAAGGGCATCGGCCTGCCGGTCGTCTATCTCGGCGCCAAGACCGGCCGCGACGGCGTCGGCGGCGCGACCATGGCATCGGCCGAATTCGACGCGGACATCGAGGAGAAACGCCCGACCGTGCAGGTCGGCGACCCCTTCACCGAGAAATGCCTGCTCGAAGCCTGCATGGAACTGATGAAGACCGGCGCGGTGATCGCGATCCAGGACATGGGCGCTGCCGGCCTCACCTGCTCGGCCGTCGAGATGGGCGCCAAGGGCAATCTCGGCATCGAACTCGACCTCAACCGCGTGCCGGTGCGCGAGGAAAACATGACGGCCTACGAGATGATGCTCTCGGAAAGCCAGGAGCGCATGCTGATGGTGCTCGATCCCGAAAAGGAAGAGGTCGCCGAGGCGATCTTCCGCAAATGGGGTCTCGATTTCGCGATCGTCGGCAAGACCACGGACGACCTGCGTTTCCGCGTGCTGCACAATAACGAGGAAGTCGCCAACCTGCCGATCAAGGATCTCGGCGACCAGGCGCCGGAATATGACCGCCCGTGGCGCGAACCCGATACCCGCGGCACGCTGCCCGCCCACCTGGTCGAGGCGCCCGCCGATTACAACGAAGCGCTTTTGAAGATCATCGGCGGACCGAACCAGTCGAGCCGGCGCTGGGTCTATGAGCAGTATGACACGCTGATCCAGGGCAATTCGCTGCAGCTTCCGGGCGGCGATGCCGGCGTCATCCGCGTCGACGGCCATCCGACCAAGGCGCTGGCGTTTTCCTGCGACGTGACCCCGCATTATGTCGAGGCCGATCCGTTCGAGGGCGGCAAGCAGGCCGTTGCCGAGTGCTGGCGCAATATCACCGCGACCGGCGCGGAACCGCTGGCGTCGACCGACAACCTCAATTTCGGCAATCCCGAGAAGCCCGAGATCATGGGCCAGTTGGTCAAGGCGATCGAGGGTATCGGCGAGGCCTGCCGCGTACTCGATTTCCCGATCGTCTCGGGCAATGTCTCGCTCTACAACGAGACCAATGGCGAGGCGATCCTGCCGACGCCGACGATCGGCGGCGTGGGACTTCTCGCCGACTGGCGCAAGATGGCGCGGATCGGCTCGTTTGCCGAGGGCGACCATGTCATACTGATCGGCAATGACGGCGAGCATCTCGGCGCATCGACCTATATGCGCGATGTGCTTGGCCTGATCGACGGCCCGGCGCCCACGGTCGACCTCCAGCTTGAACGCCGCACCGGCGATTTCGTGCGCTCGGCGATCAATAACGGGCAGGTCACCGCCTGCCACGATATTTCGGCGGGCGGCCTTGCGGTCACCCTTGCGGAAATGTGCATGGCCGCCGGCAAGGGCATGGAAATCAGCATCGCCCAGGCGCGCGGTCCCGCCCACGCCCTGCTCTTCGGCGAGGATCAGGCGCGCTATGTCATAACCGTGCCGGCGCAATACGGCAATTTCGTCTGCGCCTCGGCGGAAGGCAGCGCGATTGCCTTCCGCAGGCTCGGGATCGTGAACGGCGATGCGCTGGTGATCGACGAACTTGTTTCCACGCCCGTCGAGGAGTTGCGCACCGCCCATGAAATGTGGTTCCCTCGCTTCATGGCCGCATCAGGCGGCGACAACCAGTCGGCATAA
- a CDS encoding TrkH family potassium uptake protein has product MNATLLRSAFYIAAICGIYLAAAMFVPAMVDLYYANADWQVFALCGFMVGGVSAVTAVAMRGNPPAFSRRLGFFLVNLLWMTFALIGAIPIYLASGELTFAQSLFESVSAITTTGSTVLTGLDHTAPGLLLWRSLLQWMGGIGIVALGLFILPFLRIGGMAFFKMESSDTGDKPFARMASFTRAFLAIYLGITLLCAICYGLAGMSQFDAFNHALTTVATGGFSTHDASFGYFDSPALLWVAGFFMTLCSLPFSILILFVVRGRLDSLRDPQIMLFLGYLFVAVFLLALYISLNDQMDFVTALTQSFFNVSSILSTTGYASTDYSQWGTFAVVLAFFLTFMGGCSGSTAGGIKSYRFLILFNMLRTGMKKLIYPNAVYSVRYGRLSVDSETQRAVSMFFTAYILLWAFGSLGMSLLGYDLITSTTAVLTALSNVGPGLGDIIGPAGNFSTLADPELCLLSIMMLLGRLEILTVVVVLMPMYWRG; this is encoded by the coding sequence TTGAACGCCACGCTTCTGCGGTCTGCCTTCTATATCGCGGCGATTTGCGGCATTTATCTCGCAGCCGCGATGTTCGTTCCGGCCATGGTAGACCTCTATTACGCGAATGCCGACTGGCAGGTTTTCGCCCTTTGCGGCTTCATGGTCGGCGGCGTGAGCGCGGTCACCGCGGTTGCCATGCGCGGCAATCCGCCAGCCTTCAGCCGGCGACTCGGCTTCTTCCTGGTCAACCTGTTGTGGATGACTTTCGCCCTTATCGGCGCGATCCCGATCTATCTGGCGAGCGGCGAACTGACCTTCGCGCAGTCGCTGTTCGAATCGGTGTCGGCGATCACCACGACCGGTTCGACGGTGTTGACGGGGCTCGACCACACCGCCCCCGGCCTGCTTCTGTGGCGCTCCCTGCTGCAGTGGATGGGCGGCATCGGCATCGTCGCGCTCGGCCTGTTCATCCTGCCGTTCCTCCGCATCGGCGGCATGGCCTTCTTCAAGATGGAATCATCGGATACCGGCGACAAGCCCTTTGCCCGGATGGCGAGCTTCACCCGGGCGTTTCTGGCGATCTATCTCGGCATCACCCTGCTTTGCGCGATCTGCTACGGTCTTGCCGGCATGTCGCAATTCGATGCGTTCAACCATGCCCTGACGACGGTGGCGACCGGCGGCTTTTCCACCCACGACGCCTCATTCGGTTATTTCGACAGCCCTGCCCTGCTGTGGGTCGCGGGCTTTTTCATGACGCTGTGCAGCCTGCCGTTTTCGATCCTGATCCTGTTCGTCGTGCGCGGCAGGCTCGATTCGCTGCGCGATCCGCAGATCATGCTGTTCCTCGGCTATCTGTTTGTCGCGGTGTTCCTGCTCGCGCTTTATATCAGCCTCAATGACCAGATGGACTTCGTCACGGCGCTGACCCAGTCCTTCTTCAACGTGTCGTCGATCCTGTCGACCACGGGTTACGCCAGCACCGATTATTCGCAATGGGGCACGTTCGCGGTGGTGCTGGCGTTCTTCCTCACCTTCATGGGCGGCTGCTCGGGGTCGACGGCGGGAGGAATAAAATCCTACCGCTTTCTGATTCTGTTCAACATGCTGCGCACCGGCATGAAGAAGCTGATCTATCCGAACGCGGTCTATTCGGTTCGCTACGGCCGGCTCAGCGTCGATTCGGAAACCCAGCGCGCCGTTTCGATGTTCTTCACCGCCTATATCCTGCTCTGGGCCTTCGGCAGCCTCGGCATGTCGCTGCTCGGCTACGACCTGATCACCTCGACCACCGCCGTGCTGACCGCGCTCTCCAATGTCGGCCCGGGCCTTGGCGATATCATCGGGCCGGCGGGCAATTTCTCGACCCTTGCCGATCCCGAGCTTTGCCTGTTGTCGATCATGATGCTGCTCGGCCGTCTCGAAATCCTGACCGTCGTTGTCGTGCTGATGCCGATGTACTGGCGCGGCTGA
- the ilvA gene encoding threonine ammonia-lyase, with product MRDNVIAAKTALRDLFDATPLQRNAHLSAKFDADIYLKREDLSPVRSYKLRGAFNFMRKRMGEAGGGASKVFVCASAGNHAQGFAFCCRHFGVEGVVFMPVTTPQQKIDKTRTFGEGFIRIELVGDIFDVCYSAARKFAADNDGIMVPPFDDPDIIEGQATVASEIEDAWPERDGLPDLIVMPVGGGGLSAGITSYFGDRLPDEAYLFAEPEGAPSLKRSLADGEIVTLADVDNFVDGAAVGRIGDANFEALKRFSPDQVMAVPENALCVTMTEMLNVEGVVLEPAGALALTALARLPADKVRGRKIVVLVSGGNFDFDRLPDVKERAMRYSGLKKYLVLRLPQRPGALKDFLALLGPDDDIARFEYLKKSARNFGSILIGIETSRPENFHVLFENFARNGLKYQDITENEILANLII from the coding sequence ATGCGCGACAACGTGATAGCGGCCAAAACCGCGCTCAGAGATCTTTTCGATGCGACGCCGTTGCAGCGCAACGCGCATCTGAGCGCGAAGTTCGACGCGGATATCTATCTGAAACGCGAGGACCTGTCGCCGGTGCGCTCCTACAAGCTGCGCGGCGCCTTTAATTTCATGCGCAAGCGCATGGGCGAGGCCGGGGGCGGGGCCTCGAAAGTGTTCGTCTGCGCGTCAGCCGGCAATCACGCCCAGGGCTTTGCCTTCTGCTGCCGGCATTTCGGCGTCGAGGGCGTGGTCTTCATGCCGGTCACGACGCCGCAGCAGAAGATCGACAAGACCCGGACTTTCGGCGAAGGCTTCATCCGCATCGAACTGGTCGGCGATATTTTCGATGTCTGCTATTCGGCCGCCCGCAAATTTGCGGCAGATAATGACGGCATCATGGTGCCGCCGTTCGACGATCCCGATATCATCGAGGGGCAGGCAACGGTTGCGAGCGAGATCGAGGATGCCTGGCCGGAACGGGACGGGTTGCCCGATCTGATCGTGATGCCGGTCGGCGGCGGCGGGCTGTCGGCAGGAATAACAAGCTATTTCGGCGATCGCCTGCCGGACGAGGCCTATCTGTTTGCCGAGCCGGAGGGCGCGCCGAGCCTGAAACGCTCGCTTGCCGACGGCGAGATCGTGACGCTCGCCGATGTCGACAATTTTGTGGACGGGGCTGCGGTCGGCCGCATCGGCGACGCCAATTTCGAAGCGCTCAAAAGGTTTTCGCCGGATCAGGTGATGGCGGTGCCGGAAAACGCGCTGTGCGTCACCATGACGGAGATGCTGAATGTCGAGGGCGTGGTGCTGGAGCCGGCGGGCGCGCTGGCGCTGACCGCGCTTGCCAGATTGCCGGCGGACAAGGTGCGCGGACGGAAGATCGTGGTTCTGGTTTCCGGCGGCAATTTCGATTTCGACCGGCTTCCCGATGTGAAGGAGCGCGCGATGCGCTATTCGGGACTGAAGAAATACCTGGTTCTGCGCCTGCCGCAGCGCCCGGGCGCGCTCAAGGATTTTCTCGCTCTTCTCGGGCCGGATGACGATATCGCGCGGTTCGAATACTTAAAGAAATCGGCGCGCAATTTCGGCTCCATCCTGATCGGCATCGAGACCTCGCGACCGGAGAACTTTCATGTCCTGTTTGAGAATTTTGCGCGAAACGGCTTGAAATATCAGGATATTACGGAAAACGAGATTCTCGCCAACCTGATCATCTGA
- a CDS encoding HlyU family transcriptional regulator, which yields MASFFSRIGSLFSGGASGEGRENEQAVKSIVHEDCIIFAEPVKEGAQYRLQGRIEKEVSDETLTRTFIRADLFSSQDEAIEWTFRKGKQIIDQNGKSLFSDGAKSRTA from the coding sequence ATGGCATCGTTTTTTTCTCGGATTGGCTCACTGTTTTCTGGCGGCGCCAGCGGCGAGGGGCGGGAAAACGAGCAGGCGGTGAAATCGATCGTCCACGAGGATTGCATCATCTTCGCCGAGCCGGTCAAGGAAGGGGCGCAGTATCGCCTTCAGGGACGAATCGAAAAAGAGGTGAGCGACGAGACCCTGACGCGCACCTTCATCCGCGCCGACCTGTTCTCCTCGCAGGACGAGGCGATCGAGTGGACCTTCCGCAAGGGCAAGCAGATCATCGACCAGAACGGCAAGTCGTTGTTTTCCGACGGCGCCAAGAGCCGCACGGCGTAA
- the serS gene encoding serine--tRNA ligase, producing MLDIKWIRENPEALDKALAARGARPLAAEIVDLDEKRRSVVQRLQEMQSRRNAASKEIGMAMGRKDTALAEKLKAEVSELKTAMPTLETEERAATAALDDLLAGIPNVPLDDVPVGADEEANVEIRQWGQKPGWNHAAKEHFEIGEALGGMDFERAAKLSGSRFTVLTGAFARLERALGQFMIDMHTTEHGYLEVSPPLLVRDEALFGTGQLPKFADDLFKASDDRWMIPTAEVPLTNLVAGEILPAEELPLRYSALTYCFRSEAGSAGRDTRGMLRQHQFLKCEMVSITDADNSLDELERMTAAAEDVLKKLGLHYRVMALSTGDMGFSARKTYDIEVWLPGQDSYREISSCSVCGDFQARRMNARYRGKDEKQTRFVHTLNGSGVAVGRALIAVVENYLNEDGSVTVPDVLVPYMGGMTRIETAK from the coding sequence ATGCTCGATATCAAATGGATTCGCGAAAACCCGGAGGCGCTCGACAAGGCGCTTGCCGCGCGCGGCGCCAGGCCGCTTGCCGCAGAAATCGTCGATCTGGATGAAAAGCGCCGTTCCGTGGTGCAGCGCCTCCAGGAAATGCAATCCCGCCGCAACGCCGCATCCAAGGAGATCGGCATGGCGATGGGCCGCAAGGATACCGCGCTTGCCGAGAAGCTGAAGGCCGAGGTCTCGGAACTCAAGACCGCGATGCCGACGCTGGAGACCGAGGAGCGCGCGGCGACCGCAGCCCTTGACGACCTTCTCGCGGGCATTCCCAATGTGCCGCTCGACGACGTGCCGGTCGGCGCGGACGAGGAGGCGAATGTCGAAATCCGCCAGTGGGGCCAGAAACCCGGCTGGAACCATGCCGCGAAAGAGCATTTCGAAATCGGCGAGGCGCTCGGGGGCATGGATTTCGAACGCGCCGCCAAGCTTTCCGGCTCGCGCTTCACGGTGCTGACCGGCGCATTCGCCCGGCTGGAGCGCGCGCTTGGCCAGTTCATGATCGACATGCACACCACCGAGCACGGTTACCTTGAGGTCAGCCCGCCGCTTCTGGTGCGTGACGAGGCGCTGTTCGGAACCGGGCAATTGCCGAAATTCGCCGACGATCTGTTCAAGGCCTCGGATGATCGCTGGATGATCCCGACGGCGGAGGTGCCGCTCACCAATCTGGTTGCGGGCGAAATCCTGCCGGCGGAGGAACTGCCGTTGCGTTATTCCGCGCTCACCTATTGCTTCCGCTCGGAGGCGGGGTCTGCCGGCCGTGATACCCGCGGCATGCTGCGCCAGCACCAGTTCCTGAAATGCGAAATGGTCTCGATCACCGACGCCGACAATTCGCTCGATGAGCTGGAGCGGATGACGGCGGCGGCCGAGGATGTGCTGAAGAAGCTCGGCCTGCATTACCGCGTGATGGCGCTTTCGACCGGCGATATGGGCTTTTCGGCGCGCAAGACCTATGACATCGAGGTCTGGTTGCCGGGGCAGGACAGCTATCGCGAAATCTCGTCCTGCTCGGTGTGCGGCGATTTCCAGGCGCGGCGCATGAATGCGCGCTATCGCGGCAAGGATGAGAAGCAGACACGGTTCGTGCATACGCTGAACGGTTCCGGCGTGGCGGTCGGCCGGGCGCTGATCGCCGTCGTCGAGAATTATCTCAACGAAGACGGTTCTGTCACGGTTCCGGATGTGCTGGTGCCTTATATGGGCGGCATGACCCGCATCGAAACGGCGAAGTGA
- the surE gene encoding 5'/3'-nucleotidase SurE: MRILLTNDDGIHGPGLAVLQALAAQLSDDVWTVAPETDQSGLAHSLTLSEPLRLRQMGEKQYALRGTPTDCVIMAVREVLPEPPDLILSGINSGANMADDVTYSGTIAAAIEGTMQGVRSIALSQTGNYDNGRRYFPWEVAERHAPSLIDKLLSLELPEGTFLNVNFPCCAPDDVRGVRVTAQGKLESGLSVDKRSDGRGLPYYWLTFRERLSAFADDSDLQAIGENYLSVTPLKLDLTDHAVRDRIKAALG, encoded by the coding sequence ATGCGCATATTGCTGACCAATGACGACGGCATTCACGGACCCGGCCTTGCCGTGCTGCAGGCGCTTGCCGCCCAACTTTCCGACGATGTCTGGACGGTGGCGCCGGAGACCGACCAGAGCGGCCTTGCCCATTCTCTGACCTTGTCGGAACCGCTGAGGCTGCGGCAGATGGGCGAGAAGCAATATGCGCTGCGCGGCACGCCGACCGATTGCGTGATCATGGCCGTGCGCGAAGTGCTGCCCGAGCCGCCGGATCTGATCCTTTCGGGCATCAATTCCGGCGCCAACATGGCCGACGACGTCACCTATTCCGGCACGATCGCCGCAGCCATCGAGGGGACGATGCAGGGCGTTCGCTCGATCGCGCTCAGCCAGACCGGCAATTACGACAATGGCCGGCGGTATTTCCCCTGGGAAGTGGCCGAGCGCCACGCCCCGTCGCTGATCGACAAACTGCTGTCGCTCGAACTTCCCGAGGGCACGTTTCTCAACGTCAATTTCCCGTGCTGCGCGCCCGACGACGTCAGGGGCGTCAGGGTCACGGCGCAGGGCAAGCTCGAATCGGGGCTTTCGGTCGACAAGCGGAGCGATGGCCGGGGGCTGCCCTATTACTGGCTGACCTTCCGCGAGCGCCTCAGCGCCTTTGCCGACGACAGCGATCTGCAGGCGATCGGAGAGAACTATCTGTCGGTAACGCCGCTGAAGCTCGACTTGACCGACCATGCGGTTCGCGACAGGATCAAGGCGGCGCTCGGGTGA
- a CDS encoding protein-L-isoaspartate(D-aspartate) O-methyltransferase, producing MATKLQEREGFAALVMRLRAGGVTNLDLLSAVEATPRSLFTPSHMAPYAYSGRSVPIECGAFMESADLAIRLIDILKIKPGQRVLEVGTGSGYTAAIMGRIAERVLTVERYRTLAELARKRLAELSLQRVVVRQADGREGMTGEGTFDRILYTVALPEIPRVRVEQLVSNGVIMAPLLREGALPLMVRMTRIGSRFEREDLFEVPYLPAERGLSKAL from the coding sequence GTGGCGACGAAGCTTCAGGAACGGGAAGGGTTTGCGGCCCTCGTCATGCGTCTTCGCGCCGGCGGCGTCACCAATCTCGACCTGTTGTCGGCGGTCGAGGCGACGCCGCGCTCGCTGTTCACGCCCTCGCATATGGCGCCCTATGCCTATAGCGGTCGCTCGGTGCCGATCGAATGCGGGGCGTTCATGGAAAGCGCCGATCTCGCCATTCGCCTGATCGATATCCTGAAGATCAAGCCCGGACAGCGCGTGCTCGAAGTCGGCACGGGCTCGGGCTATACCGCCGCCATCATGGGCCGCATCGCCGAGCGGGTGCTGACGGTCGAGCGCTATCGCACGCTCGCCGAACTCGCGCGCAAGCGCCTTGCCGAACTTTCGCTTCAAAGGGTGGTCGTGCGGCAGGCCGATGGCCGCGAGGGGATGACCGGCGAGGGGACCTTCGACCGCATTCTCTATACCGTGGCGCTGCCGGAAATACCGCGCGTCCGCGTCGAGCAACTCGTATCCAACGGCGTCATCATGGCGCCGCTGCTCAGGGAAGGCGCTTTGCCGCTGATGGTGCGCATGACGCGAATCGGAAGCCGTTTCGAACGCGAGGACCTGTTCGAGGTTCCCTATCTTCCCGCCGAGCGCGGACTTTCCAAGGCTCTTTAG